From a single Apium graveolens cultivar Ventura chromosome 2, ASM990537v1, whole genome shotgun sequence genomic region:
- the LOC141708050 gene encoding uncharacterized protein LOC141708050, with the protein MGSTAALVSSSASPSLSRNGLSSFIQKPGFSCCTSSQLSSLSTTKMLLKYPSYKSKLHKRFKPFSPVMEWQDSKVKMEIHVPVSVAYNCYLDREAIPRWMPFISSVKILEDKPELSRWSLKYNAFGRDIEFSWLARNMQPIRNQKIHWRSMEGLPNRGAVRFFAKGDSSCVVELTVSYEVPQILLPVSSALQPFLESLLLRGLESFAKFARSSAEDSVS; encoded by the exons ATGGGTAGTACAGCAGCATTAGTATCATCCTCAGCGAGCCCCAGTTTAAGTAGAAATGGGTTGTCTAGTTTCATTCAGAAACCCGGTTTCTCATGTTGTACAAGCTCCCAGTTGTCATCTTTATCAACCACTAAGATGTTGTTGAAGTACCCATCTTATAAATCAAAGCTCCATAAAAGATTTAAACCCTTCTCTCCTGTCATGGAATGGCAAGATTCCAA GGTTAAAATGGAAATTCATGTGCCTGTATCTGTCGCATATAACTGTTATCTTGATCGGGAAGCCATTCCCCGTTGGATGCCATTCATTTCATCTGTAAAG ATTTTGGAAGATAAACCTGAACTCTCTCGGTGGTCACTGAAATACAATGCATTCGGACGTGATATTGAATTCTCTTGGCTTGCACGTAATATGCAG CCCATTCGGAACCAAAAAATTCACTGGAGATCTATGGAGGGTCTTCCTAACAG AGGAGCTGTGCGATTTTTCGCCAAAGGTGATTCATCATGCGTGGTAGAA CTTACTGTTTCATATGAAGTTCCTCAAATACTACTTCCAGTGTCATCG GCCCTGCAACCTTTTCTTGAAAGCTTACTATTACGAGGTTTGGAAAGTTTTGCAAAGTTTGCTAGGTCCTCTGCAGAAGACTCAGTGTCATGA